A single genomic interval of Antarcticibacterium arcticum harbors:
- the uvrB gene encoding excinuclease ABC subunit UvrB: MKFTIKSEYKPTGDQPQAIKQLVGGIKKNDQYQTLLGVTGSGKTFTVANVIEEVQKPTLVLAHNKTLAAQLYAEFKQFFPDNAVEYFVSYYDYYQPEAFIPSSGTYIEKDLSINEEIEKLRLSTTSSLLSGRRDVIVVASVSCLYGIGNPVEFKKNVVSIQKDMRISRTQLLHKLVQSLYSRTEADFNRGNFRIKGDTLDVFPSYADNAFRIHFFGDDIEEIEAFDPISNAVVEKYDRLNIYPANMFVTSPDVLQGAIREIQDDLVKQVDYFQDIGKHLEAKRLDERTNFDLEMIRELGYCSGIENYSRYLDGRLPGTRPFCLLDYFPDDYLMVVDESHVTIPQVHAMYGGDRSRKETLVDYGFRLPAAMDNRPLKFEEFEALQNQVIYVSATPADYELQKTEGVYVEQVIRPTGLLDPIIEIRPSLNQIDDLIEEIHVRADKDQRVLVTTLTKRMAEELDKYLKRINIRCRYIHSDVDTLERVEIMNDLRRGIFDVLIGVNLLREGLDLPEVSLVAILDADKEGFLRSNRSLTQTIGRAARHLEGRAIMYADKITESMQKTMDQTDYRRTKQIDYNAKNNIKPTALVKAFNETLIKRKEEAYKIETAPTLKAAEKETAYFSKDQLEKRIRAKRKEMETAAKDLDFMTAARLRDEIKMLQEKTKTLA; encoded by the coding sequence ATGAAATTTACTATAAAATCAGAATACAAACCTACCGGAGACCAGCCTCAGGCAATTAAGCAACTGGTAGGTGGGATCAAAAAAAATGACCAATACCAGACGCTGCTTGGAGTTACAGGTTCAGGTAAAACCTTTACGGTAGCCAATGTTATAGAAGAAGTTCAAAAGCCTACCCTGGTACTTGCACATAACAAAACCCTGGCTGCGCAGCTTTATGCTGAATTCAAACAATTCTTTCCTGACAATGCGGTGGAGTATTTTGTGAGTTATTACGATTACTACCAGCCGGAAGCTTTTATACCTTCCTCGGGAACCTATATTGAGAAAGATCTTTCCATAAATGAAGAAATTGAAAAACTGCGGTTGAGCACTACTTCTTCTTTATTAAGCGGAAGAAGAGATGTGATCGTAGTAGCTTCAGTTTCATGTTTATATGGTATTGGGAATCCAGTGGAGTTTAAAAAGAATGTGGTTTCCATACAGAAGGATATGCGAATCTCCAGAACTCAATTATTGCATAAACTGGTGCAAAGCCTTTACTCCAGGACCGAAGCAGATTTTAACCGCGGAAATTTCAGAATAAAAGGAGACACACTGGATGTATTTCCGAGTTATGCAGATAATGCTTTCAGAATTCATTTTTTTGGAGATGATATAGAGGAAATTGAGGCTTTTGATCCCATTTCCAATGCGGTTGTGGAAAAATACGACCGGTTGAATATTTATCCGGCCAATATGTTTGTTACCTCCCCTGATGTTTTACAGGGAGCCATTCGCGAAATTCAGGATGACCTGGTGAAGCAGGTTGATTATTTCCAGGATATAGGAAAACACCTGGAAGCAAAGCGACTGGATGAGCGTACCAATTTTGACCTGGAAATGATAAGGGAACTGGGATATTGCTCAGGAATAGAAAACTATTCCCGTTACCTTGACGGCCGTTTGCCGGGAACAAGACCCTTTTGCTTACTGGATTATTTTCCTGATGATTATTTAATGGTTGTTGATGAAAGTCACGTAACCATACCCCAGGTTCACGCAATGTATGGAGGTGACCGCTCCAGGAAAGAGACTTTGGTAGATTACGGGTTCCGTCTTCCTGCGGCAATGGACAACCGCCCTTTAAAATTTGAGGAATTTGAAGCTCTTCAAAATCAGGTGATCTATGTAAGTGCCACCCCCGCCGACTACGAATTGCAAAAAACCGAAGGGGTGTATGTAGAACAGGTTATAAGACCTACAGGATTACTAGACCCTATTATTGAAATAAGGCCCAGCCTGAACCAGATTGATGATCTTATTGAAGAAATTCACGTACGGGCAGATAAAGATCAAAGAGTCTTGGTAACTACCCTTACCAAACGTATGGCAGAGGAACTGGATAAATATTTAAAACGTATCAATATACGCTGTCGTTATATACATTCAGATGTTGATACCCTGGAACGGGTTGAAATTATGAATGACCTTAGGCGGGGAATCTTTGATGTGCTTATTGGAGTGAACCTGTTAAGAGAGGGACTTGATTTACCTGAAGTTTCCCTGGTAGCAATTTTGGATGCAGATAAGGAAGGTTTTCTTAGAAGTAACAGGTCGCTTACCCAGACGATTGGTAGGGCCGCAAGACACCTGGAAGGCCGTGCTATTATGTATGCAGATAAGATCACAGAATCCATGCAAAAGACCATGGACCAGACAGATTACCGCAGGACCAAACAGATAGACTATAATGCAAAGAATAATATCAAACCAACCGCACTGGTAAAAGCATTCAATGAAACTCTTATAAAACGTAAGGAGGAAGCCTATAAAATTGAAACGGCACCCACTTTAAAAGCTGCGGAAAAAGAGACAGCCTATTTCAGCAAAGACCAGCTTGAAAAACGGATAAGGGCTAAACGGAAAGAAATGGAAACGGCGGCAAAAGATCTGGATTTCATGACCGCGGCGCGTTTAAGGGATGAAATAAAAATGCTACAGGAAAAGACCAAAACTCTTGCGTGA
- a CDS encoding Hsp20/alpha crystallin family protein: MSLIKRNEANWLPSVFDDMFKTDWLGGTTNVNSIGTSIPAVNIQETDDNFMVEVAAPGKTRDDFNIELDNDILTISSEEKKEMETSDKSGRYTRKEFSYSNFKRAFSLPETVNNEMISASYENGVLLINLPKKEEAKVQAKRMIEIS; the protein is encoded by the coding sequence ATGAGTTTAATTAAGCGTAATGAGGCCAATTGGCTGCCATCGGTTTTTGATGATATGTTTAAAACCGATTGGTTAGGTGGAACCACCAATGTAAACAGTATTGGAACAAGTATTCCTGCTGTAAATATTCAGGAAACAGATGACAACTTTATGGTTGAAGTTGCTGCTCCGGGTAAGACCAGGGACGATTTCAATATCGAGCTGGATAACGATATTCTCACTATTTCTTCTGAAGAGAAAAAAGAAATGGAAACCAGCGATAAGAGCGGAAGGTATACCCGCAAGGAATTTAGTTACAGCAACTTTAAACGTGCATTTAGCCTTCCTGAAACTGTTAATAATGAAATGATCTCTGCTTCCTATGAGAACGGCGTATTGTTGATCAATCTGCCTAAAAAGGAAGAAGCCAAAGTTCAGGCTAAAAGAATGATCGAGATTTCTTAA
- a CDS encoding DUF2254 domain-containing protein, with protein sequence MKQLYNKLLRILRIIKSKIVFYPTVFAVIGIFFAFIIMYLENLGISRYLLDNLPILVVDNGDTALTILSAIITGLISMMVFSFSMVMLLLSQASSNYSPRLLPGLISDKSHQIILGIYLGTILYCIFILFSIQPTGDKYQIPGFSVLLGILFTVVCIYAFIYFIHNISENIQISKILDKIYVVAKTNLQNLIKEENTNKFPFPDTTDWKEYYTENSGYLQNISIPNLIGICKENNFKIHVLPVNGIFVLKGIPLFRASKELDKKTIQKILENFNFSRGELVQDNYVLAFKQITEIILKAMSPGINDPGTAINGIDYLSELFSLRMYKNDRNIIVRDDEAFLRINTVDFDELLYNVMAAIRTYCKHDIILIQKLMLMFRYLKMQPVENKKLYDCIDREAQTLINDARESLTNKRDLEKVQELISNFESKGHGK encoded by the coding sequence ATGAAACAACTTTATAATAAACTGCTTCGCATCCTTCGCATCATAAAAAGCAAAATTGTTTTTTATCCCACTGTTTTCGCAGTAATAGGTATATTCTTTGCCTTTATAATAATGTACCTTGAAAATCTTGGGATATCCCGCTATCTACTTGATAATCTTCCCATTCTTGTAGTAGATAACGGCGATACTGCCCTAACCATACTAAGTGCTATAATTACCGGACTTATTTCTATGATGGTGTTTAGTTTCTCTATGGTAATGTTGCTTTTAAGTCAGGCATCGAGCAATTATTCTCCACGTCTTTTACCCGGATTAATATCAGATAAATCACATCAGATTATCCTGGGGATCTACCTGGGAACAATTTTATACTGTATTTTTATACTTTTTTCTATTCAACCTACCGGAGACAAGTACCAGATCCCGGGATTTTCAGTGCTTTTAGGAATTTTATTTACGGTGGTTTGTATCTATGCTTTTATTTATTTTATCCATAATATTTCTGAAAATATCCAGATAAGCAAAATATTGGACAAGATTTATGTTGTGGCTAAAACAAACCTTCAAAACCTTATAAAAGAGGAAAACACCAATAAGTTTCCTTTTCCCGATACCACCGACTGGAAGGAATATTACACGGAAAACAGCGGCTATTTACAAAACATCTCCATCCCCAACCTTATTGGTATATGTAAGGAAAACAATTTCAAAATCCATGTGTTACCCGTTAACGGGATTTTTGTTTTGAAGGGAATTCCACTTTTCAGGGCAAGTAAGGAGCTTGATAAGAAAACCATTCAAAAAATTCTGGAAAACTTCAATTTTTCCAGGGGAGAACTGGTGCAGGATAATTATGTTTTGGCATTTAAACAGATCACTGAAATTATTTTGAAAGCTATGTCCCCCGGGATAAACGATCCGGGAACTGCAATTAATGGAATTGACTATTTATCTGAATTGTTTTCTTTGAGGATGTATAAAAACGACCGGAACATCATCGTTCGGGACGATGAGGCATTTTTAAGAATAAATACGGTAGACTTTGATGAGTTGTTATATAATGTAATGGCAGCTATACGAACCTATTGTAAACACGATATTATCCTGATTCAAAAATTAATGTTGATGTTCCGGTATTTAAAAATGCAGCCGGTAGAAAACAAAAAATTGTATGATTGTATTGACCGGGAGGCCCAAACTCTAATAAATGATGCCCGGGAATCGCTTACAAATAAAAGGGATCTTGAAAAGGTCCAGGAACTTATCTCCAATTTTGAATCCAAAGGACATGGAAAGTAA
- a CDS encoding alpha/beta hydrolase translates to MESKYEHTTGGTFTPLLFLICFHMAGFSQSTASSNVSIIKVYSSQLETEKNIWIYLPASYQSSTQKNYPVLYLQDAQNLFDKSTSYAGEWRVDETLDSLNLDMIVVGIEHGNAKRIDELTPYAHPEHKGGNADNYLNFITKTLKPYIDSQYRTKPAAASTFIGGSSLGGLFAFYSILKHPEIFSKAMVFSPSFWFSEEIFTLARNINMEELSSTKIFFRAGHKESETMVPLMMQMRQILIDNGISMCDVNSKAVFEGTHSEKFWASQFPEAALWLISN, encoded by the coding sequence ATGGAAAGTAAATATGAACATACAACCGGAGGCACCTTTACCCCTCTTTTATTTCTTATATGTTTTCACATGGCCGGATTCAGCCAGTCTACGGCTTCCTCAAATGTTTCCATAATCAAAGTATATTCTTCTCAATTGGAAACAGAAAAAAATATATGGATCTATCTCCCGGCCTCCTACCAATCCTCCACTCAAAAGAATTATCCCGTACTCTACCTGCAGGATGCCCAGAATCTGTTTGATAAAAGTACTTCCTATGCCGGAGAATGGCGGGTGGATGAAACCCTGGACAGCCTGAACCTGGATATGATTGTAGTGGGAATAGAACATGGAAATGCAAAAAGGATAGACGAGCTTACCCCCTATGCCCACCCCGAGCATAAAGGAGGAAATGCGGATAATTATTTGAATTTTATTACCAAAACCCTGAAACCCTATATAGATAGCCAATACAGAACCAAGCCTGCCGCTGCCTCAACATTTATTGGTGGTAGCTCCCTGGGCGGGTTGTTCGCTTTCTACAGCATTTTAAAACATCCTGAGATATTCTCCAAAGCCATGGTTTTCTCACCCAGTTTTTGGTTTTCAGAAGAAATTTTTACGCTCGCCCGGAATATTAATATGGAAGAGTTAAGTTCAACAAAGATATTTTTCAGGGCAGGACATAAAGAAAGCGAGACCATGGTCCCGCTTATGATGCAAATGCGTCAGATTTTAATTGATAACGGCATTTCTATGTGCGATGTAAATTCCAAAGCCGTGTTTGAAGGAACTCACAGTGAAAAGTTCTGGGCCTCCCAATTTCCTGAGGCAGCTTTATGGCTTATTTCAAATTGA
- a CDS encoding DUF885 domain-containing protein: MGKRLKLLLVFMVIAVTISCKKDKDTSDYKDSEIAESSAALNAYFDAEFEKDVEESPMMQTQLGRKTNYGKWDDFSHLKYAKDLEKAKSRKKYLKENVDEKALDKETALSYRLYKQELNNQIEDYDFRFYDYPVNQMNGYHTNLPAFLINMHRIDSIQDARAYIERLNGIPKVFDQAIEGMKIREQNGILPPKFVFEKVLEASHNVIKGKPFESSSESSALLQDFKAKTDKLDITDEVKRKLLADAEKALLTSVKPAYTKMIALLEDQQQRATTDHGAWKFPKGDAFYNNRLKRITTTGLNVNEIHEIGLSEVARIHGEMEVIKEKVGFEGSLQDFFEFMRNDTQFYYPNTPEGKEQYLTEATAYIETMKGKLDELFLIKPTADIVVKAVEPFREKSAGKAFYQQPALDGSRPGTYYANLYDMNAMPTYQMEALAYHEGIPGHHMQIAIAQELETIPMFRKFNFYTAYVEGWGLYSELVPKEIGFYEDPYSDFGRLAMELWRSCRLVVDTGIHAKKWTREQGIEYYKNNTPNAETDCIKMVERHIVMPGQATAYKIGMNKIVELREEAKAWLGEDFDLREFHDVVLKNGAVPLNVLEEMVQEWADAKREELQ; this comes from the coding sequence ATGGGAAAGAGGTTAAAATTGCTGCTGGTATTTATGGTTATTGCTGTTACAATATCCTGCAAAAAAGATAAAGATACCAGCGATTATAAGGATAGTGAGATCGCCGAATCTTCCGCAGCATTAAATGCATATTTTGACGCCGAATTTGAAAAAGACGTAGAGGAATCTCCCATGATGCAAACCCAATTGGGTAGAAAAACCAATTATGGTAAGTGGGATGATTTTTCACACCTTAAATATGCCAAAGACCTGGAAAAAGCAAAATCCAGAAAGAAATACCTGAAGGAAAATGTAGATGAAAAAGCCCTGGATAAGGAAACTGCCTTAAGTTACCGCCTCTATAAGCAGGAATTGAACAATCAAATTGAAGATTATGATTTTAGGTTCTATGATTATCCCGTAAATCAAATGAACGGGTATCATACCAACCTCCCTGCATTTCTTATTAATATGCACAGGATAGATTCCATACAGGATGCACGGGCATACATAGAAAGGCTTAACGGGATTCCCAAGGTATTTGACCAGGCTATTGAGGGTATGAAAATAAGGGAACAAAATGGCATTTTACCTCCCAAATTTGTTTTTGAAAAGGTGCTTGAAGCTTCTCACAATGTGATTAAAGGGAAACCATTTGAAAGTTCAAGTGAATCCAGCGCCCTTCTGCAAGATTTTAAAGCCAAGACTGATAAACTCGATATAACAGACGAGGTAAAAAGAAAACTCCTGGCCGATGCTGAAAAAGCACTCCTTACATCGGTTAAACCGGCTTATACCAAAATGATCGCCCTGCTGGAAGATCAGCAGCAAAGGGCGACTACAGACCATGGAGCCTGGAAATTCCCAAAGGGAGATGCATTTTATAACAACCGCCTTAAAAGGATCACTACTACAGGCCTTAATGTTAATGAAATCCATGAGATAGGTTTGAGTGAGGTTGCAAGGATTCATGGAGAAATGGAAGTGATTAAGGAAAAGGTGGGGTTTGAGGGCAGTTTGCAGGATTTCTTTGAATTTATGCGGAATGACACGCAATTTTATTATCCTAATACTCCCGAAGGGAAAGAACAATATCTCACAGAAGCTACCGCGTATATTGAAACAATGAAGGGAAAGCTTGACGAGCTCTTCCTTATAAAACCCACTGCAGATATTGTTGTGAAAGCCGTTGAACCCTTCAGGGAGAAAAGTGCCGGAAAGGCTTTTTATCAGCAGCCCGCTTTAGACGGTTCCAGGCCGGGAACCTATTATGCCAATTTATATGATATGAACGCGATGCCTACTTACCAAATGGAAGCCCTGGCTTACCACGAAGGTATTCCCGGGCACCATATGCAAATAGCCATTGCCCAGGAACTTGAAACCATTCCTATGTTCAGAAAGTTTAATTTTTATACTGCCTATGTTGAAGGATGGGGGTTATACAGCGAGCTTGTGCCCAAGGAAATAGGATTCTACGAAGATCCTTATTCAGATTTTGGAAGGCTGGCAATGGAATTATGGCGCTCCTGCAGGTTAGTAGTAGATACCGGTATTCACGCCAAAAAATGGACCCGTGAACAGGGTATTGAATATTATAAGAACAACACTCCAAATGCCGAGACAGATTGTATTAAAATGGTTGAGCGCCATATTGTGATGCCGGGGCAGGCTACAGCTTATAAAATTGGAATGAATAAAATTGTGGAGCTTCGGGAAGAAGCAAAAGCCTGGTTAGGAGAGGATTTTGATCTTAGGGAATTTCACGATGTGGTTCTAAAGAATGGAGCAGTGCCTTTAAACGTACTCGAAGAAATGGTACAGGAATGGGCAGATGCTAAAAGAGAGGAATTGCAATAG
- a CDS encoding CocE/NonD family hydrolase, which translates to MKFSRSLHVALISLFLSFPLFSQTTEDYKVKDNYSKQEVYITMRDGVKLHTTIYTPRDTSKKYPIIMQRTPYSSRPYGKDQFRSSIGPNNYLMQEGNIIVYQDVRGRWMSEGSYDNMRAYIPNKKRKQADEASDTYDTIEWLIKNAANNNGKVGTWGISYPGHYAIMSLLDAHPALKAVSPQAGIGDFFFDDFHHNGAYLLSYWRATTLFGYDKESPTTEAWYELPDIGTQDQYQFFLDKGPLSNLDEYYKEDNIFWQQLKENPNYNEFWRSRGVIQHLKDIKPAVMVVGGLFDAEDLYGPFETYKNIESSGNNYNTLVFGPWSHGDWARRTKRQAVGNVYFGDDISEGYQQNIETKFFNHFLKGSGTKESGLPEAYIFDTGKKEWNSFETWPPQNTQNKIFYLGDDQKLTNEPGEAEMSFVSDPKKPVPYNDEIKAVFTPRKYMTGDQRFAARRPDVLVFETPVLEEDMSLVGAIEAHLKVAITGTDADWVVKVIDVYPHDSKDYEETMDHLKMSNYHMMVRSEVMRGRFRNSFEKPEPFVPNKKTDVTFNLQDINHTFKKGHKLQIQVQSTWFPLIDLNPQTYVPNIFEAKKEDFTKESHTVYGDSFIKFSVLEK; encoded by the coding sequence ATGAAATTTTCCCGTTCCCTACATGTTGCCCTCATAAGTCTTTTCTTATCCTTTCCACTCTTTTCACAAACTACCGAAGATTATAAGGTAAAAGATAATTATAGCAAGCAGGAGGTTTATATTACTATGCGCGATGGGGTGAAACTCCATACTACGATCTATACTCCCAGGGATACTTCAAAAAAGTATCCTATAATTATGCAGCGCACGCCTTATAGTTCCCGGCCTTATGGGAAAGATCAGTTCAGGTCTAGTATTGGCCCCAACAACTATCTCATGCAGGAGGGTAATATTATAGTGTACCAGGATGTGCGGGGCCGCTGGATGAGCGAAGGTTCCTATGACAACATGAGAGCCTATATTCCCAATAAAAAGCGGAAACAGGCAGATGAGGCCAGTGATACCTATGACACTATTGAATGGCTAATTAAAAATGCCGCGAACAACAATGGAAAGGTTGGTACCTGGGGCATCTCATATCCCGGGCATTATGCTATTATGTCGCTTTTGGATGCCCATCCGGCATTAAAAGCGGTATCGCCACAGGCAGGGATAGGGGATTTTTTCTTTGATGATTTTCACCATAATGGTGCTTATCTCTTAAGCTACTGGAGGGCAACGACTTTATTTGGGTATGATAAGGAAAGCCCTACGACAGAAGCCTGGTATGAACTTCCCGATATTGGAACCCAGGATCAATACCAGTTTTTCCTGGATAAAGGACCATTAAGTAATCTTGATGAATATTACAAAGAAGACAACATCTTCTGGCAACAATTGAAAGAAAATCCAAATTATAATGAATTTTGGAGATCCAGGGGAGTAATCCAGCATTTAAAGGATATTAAACCCGCGGTAATGGTAGTGGGAGGATTATTTGATGCAGAAGATCTTTATGGCCCCTTTGAGACCTATAAAAATATTGAAAGCTCCGGCAATAACTATAACACTTTGGTATTTGGGCCATGGAGCCACGGAGATTGGGCGCGCAGGACCAAAAGGCAGGCGGTTGGAAATGTTTATTTTGGTGATGATATTTCTGAAGGCTACCAGCAAAATATAGAAACTAAATTCTTTAATCATTTTCTTAAGGGAAGCGGTACTAAAGAATCTGGATTACCCGAAGCTTATATTTTTGATACGGGAAAAAAAGAATGGAATTCATTTGAAACCTGGCCTCCTCAAAATACCCAAAATAAAATATTTTACCTGGGTGATGATCAAAAACTAACCAATGAGCCGGGAGAGGCTGAAATGTCTTTTGTAAGTGATCCCAAAAAACCTGTTCCTTATAATGATGAAATAAAGGCCGTATTTACTCCGCGTAAATATATGACCGGAGATCAACGATTTGCAGCCCGCCGGCCAGATGTGTTGGTTTTTGAAACCCCGGTTCTTGAGGAAGACATGAGCCTGGTTGGCGCTATAGAAGCACATCTAAAAGTGGCTATTACTGGTACAGATGCAGATTGGGTGGTGAAAGTAATTGATGTGTACCCTCACGATTCAAAGGATTATGAGGAGACCATGGACCACTTAAAAATGAGTAATTATCATATGATGGTAAGAAGCGAGGTTATGCGGGGACGTTTCAGGAACAGTTTTGAAAAACCGGAACCATTTGTACCCAATAAGAAAACAGATGTTACGTTTAATTTACAGGACATAAATCATACATTTAAAAAGGGCCACAAACTTCAAATCCAGGTGCAAAGTACATGGTTTCCGCTTATAGATCTTAATCCGCAAACCTATGTGCCAAATATCTTCGAAGCTAAAAAGGAAGATTTTACAAAAGAGTCCCACACGGTTTATGGCGATTCATTTATTAAATTTTCAGTGTTAGAAAAATAG